From the genome of Chroicocephalus ridibundus chromosome 1, bChrRid1.1, whole genome shotgun sequence, one region includes:
- the LOC134509885 gene encoding trypsin I-P1-like isoform X1 — translation MKFILFLTFVGVAVAFPVNADDDDDKIVGGYTCAENSVPYQVSLNSGYHFCGGSLISSQWVVSAAHCYKSRIQVQLGKHNLELTESTQQLINSAKVIRHPRFSSRTLDNDIMLIKLSVPAQLNRAVQTIPLPTSCVTTGTTCLISGWGNTLSNGNLFPDTLQCLKAPVLSAKECSDAYPRQITNNMMCVGFLEGGKDSCQGDSGGPVVCNGQLQGIVSWGIGCAQRGYPGVYTKVCNYVSWIQDTIAAN, via the exons ATGAAATTCATACTGTTTCTCACCTTTGTTGGGGTGGCTG TTGCCTTCCCCGTCAATGCTGACGATGATGATGACAAGATCGTGGGAGGCTACACCTGTGCAGAGAACTCTGTCCCCTACCAGGTGTCCCTGAATTCTGGGTATCACTTCTGTGGAGGTTCCCTCATCAGCAGCCAGTGGGTTGTGTCGGCTGCCCACTGCTACAAGTC gcgcATCCAAGTGCAGCTCGGGAAACATAACCTGGAACTCACAGAATCGACACAGCAGTTGATCAATTCAGCTAAAGTCATCCGCCACCCTCGCTTCAGCTCCAGAACACTGGACAATGACATTATGCTCATCAAGCTTTCCGTACCAGCCCAGCTCAACCGAGCTGTCCAAACAATTCCTCTGCCTACCAGCTGTGTGACCACAGGCACCACGTGCCTCATCTCTGGCTGGGGCAACACACTCAGCAATGGCA ATTTGTTTCCAGACACCTTGCAGTGCCTGAAGGCTCCCGTACTCTCCGCAAAAGAGTGCAGCGATGCCTACCCTCGGCAAATTACCAACAATATGATGTGTGTAGGATtcctggagggagggaaagactCCTGCCAG GGGGATTCCGGCGGTCCAGTAGTCTGCAATGGGCAGCTCCAGGGCATTGTTTCCTGGGGTATTGGATGTGCGCAGAGAGGCTATCCCGGAGTTTACACTAAGGTTTGCAACTACGTCTCCTGGATCCAAGACACTATAGCTGCCAACTGA
- the LOC134509885 gene encoding trypsin I-P1-like isoform X2, protein MLIKLSVPAQLNRAVQTIPLPTSCVTTGTTCLISGWGNTLSNGNLFPDTLQCLKAPVLSAKECSDAYPRQITNNMMCVGFLEGGKDSCQGDSGGPVVCNGQLQGIVSWGIGCAQRGYPGVYTKVCNYVSWIQDTIAAN, encoded by the exons ATGCTCATCAAGCTTTCCGTACCAGCCCAGCTCAACCGAGCTGTCCAAACAATTCCTCTGCCTACCAGCTGTGTGACCACAGGCACCACGTGCCTCATCTCTGGCTGGGGCAACACACTCAGCAATGGCA ATTTGTTTCCAGACACCTTGCAGTGCCTGAAGGCTCCCGTACTCTCCGCAAAAGAGTGCAGCGATGCCTACCCTCGGCAAATTACCAACAATATGATGTGTGTAGGATtcctggagggagggaaagactCCTGCCAG GGGGATTCCGGCGGTCCAGTAGTCTGCAATGGGCAGCTCCAGGGCATTGTTTCCTGGGGTATTGGATGTGCGCAGAGAGGCTATCCCGGAGTTTACACTAAGGTTTGCAACTACGTCTCCTGGATCCAAGACACTATAGCTGCCAACTGA